From Nicotiana tabacum cultivar K326 chromosome 20, ASM71507v2, whole genome shotgun sequence, one genomic window encodes:
- the LOC107799263 gene encoding putative plant SNARE 13 — MANLDLQMNPQMEQIHGEIRDNFRALANGFQKLDKIKDSNRQSKQLEELTGKMRECKRLIKEFDREIKDEESRNPPEISKQLNDEKQSMIKELNSYVALRKTYMSSLGNKRVELFDMGGASEPTAEENVQMASAMSNQELISAGNKTMDETDQAIERSKQVVHETIEVGTQTATTLKGQTDQMGRVVNELDTIQFSIKKASQLVKEIGRQVATDKCIMLFLFLIVCGVVAIIVVKIVNPHNKDIRDIPGLAPPAPSRRLLYLKPGQDFV; from the exons ATGGCGAATTTGGACTTGCAAATGAACCCACAAATGGAGCAGATCCATGGAGAAATTCGTGATAATTTCCGAGCCCTAGC AAATGGTTTTCAAAAGCTGGATAAGATCAAAGATTCCAACAGACAGAGTAAACAGTTGGAAGAGCTTACAGGGAAGATGAGAGAATGTAAAAG GTTAATTAAAGAGTTTGATcgtgaaattaaagatgaggagAGTAGAAATCCTCCTGAGATCAGCAAACAACTCAATGATGAGAAGCAATCAATG ATCAAAGAGCTAAACTCATATGTGGCCCTGAGAAAAAC GTATATGAGCAGTCTTGGCAATAAGAGGGTTGAACTATTTGACATGGGAGGTGCAAGTGAACCAACAGCAGAGGAAAATGTCCAAATGGCATCAG CAATGTCAAATCAGGAGCTTATCAGTGCTGGAAATAAGACAATGGATGAAACTGATCAAGCCATTGAACGGTCCAAACAG GTTGTTCACGAAACAATTGAAGTGGGAACACAAACTGCTACTACCTTGAAAGGCCAA ACTGATCAAATGGGTCGTGTTGTCAATGAGCTTGACACAATTCAATTCTCCATTAAAAAGGCATCCCAGCTTGTCAAGGAAATTGGACGGCAG GTTGCCACGGATAAATGCATCATGCTTTTCCTCTTCCTCATTGTCTGTGGTGTTGTTGCCATTATTGTTGTGAAG ATTGTGAATCCTCACAACAAAGACATAAGGGATATCCCTGGACTGGCTCCTCCAGCGCCTTCAAGGAGATTGCTATATCTAAAGCCTGGACAAGATTTCGTGTAA